From the Maioricimonas rarisocia genome, one window contains:
- a CDS encoding glycoside hydrolase family 2 protein — translation MQNSREIHRIRLRGPWEVALGKVGESAPADASFRRVTMPASWQELFGNEAGTGWFRRRFNQPTGLEPHERVCIALPDVPGDVHMALNGTDVASQPASASRLVADVTDLLQLANRLEVRVTFDPGESPETPGGLWQTVHLEIHNEKHASR, via the coding sequence GTGCAGAACTCACGCGAAATACATCGGATTCGCCTGCGGGGACCGTGGGAAGTCGCCCTGGGAAAGGTGGGAGAATCAGCCCCCGCTGATGCGTCCTTCCGGCGGGTGACGATGCCCGCCTCCTGGCAGGAGTTATTCGGCAACGAAGCGGGGACCGGCTGGTTCCGCCGCCGCTTCAATCAGCCGACCGGCCTGGAGCCGCACGAACGGGTCTGTATCGCCCTCCCAGACGTGCCCGGTGACGTTCATATGGCGCTGAACGGGACAGACGTCGCGTCGCAACCTGCAAGCGCGTCACGGCTTGTTGCCGACGTCACCGACCTGCTCCAGCTCGCGAACCGGCTCGAAGTTCGCGTGACATTCGACCCGGGCGAGTCGCCGGAGACGCCCGGAGGACTGTGGCAGACGGTACACCTGGAAATCCACAACGAAAAACACGCCAGCCGGTAA